The genomic window TTCGACCAGGCCGGTACTGGCGGCCTGGCTTCCGGGCAGCCGGCGCGGATCGTCCTGCGCTCGCGCGACGCCGGCATCGATGGCCGGGTCGCGCGCGTCGAGCCGCGTGCCGACCCGGTGACCGAGGAGATCCTGGCCAAGGTGAGCTTCACCGAGACGCTGCGGCAGGCGCCTGCGCTCGGCGAGCTGGCCGAGGTCTCCGTCGAGCTGCCGGCCCTGCCGTCCGCGCCGATGGTCGGCAACGCGGCGATCCGACAGGACGGTCGCCGCCAGGGGGTCTGGAAGATCGTCGACGGACGCCTCGTGTTCGCGCCGGTCAGCCTCGGCCGGGCCGATCTCGACGGGCGCGTCCAGGTGCTTGCGGGGCTCGCCGCAGGCGACGTCGTTGTCACTCACAGCGCGAGGACGCTGACGGCGGACGCCCGCATCAGGATCGTCGACCATTTGTCGGCGAGCGTCAGATGATCAGCCTTTCCGGCCGCGACATCGTCCATAGCTGGGGGAAGTTCGTCTTCACCGGGGTCGGGCTGGGGCTGCTGATCGGCGCGACACTGATCATGGCCGGCGTCTATCGCGGCATGGTCGACGACGGCAAGGCGCTGCTCGACAACAGCGGCGCCGACCTGTGGGTCGTGCAGCAAGGGACGCTCGGCCCGTACGCCGAGTCGTCGAGCGTCAACGACGACACCTACCGGACCTTGCTCGCCATGCCGGGCGTGGCGCGTGCGGCCAACGCCACCTATCTCACGATGCAGGTGCGCCAGGCCGAGCGCGACGTGCGCGCCATGGTCGTCGGCGTGGCGTCCGGCGAACCCGGCGCAACGCCGGGGTGGCCGCCCTACCTCGTCGCCGGCCACCAGATCGCGCGTGCCCACTACGAGGCGGTCGCCGACGTCGCCACCGGCTTCGCGCTCGGAGAATCGATCGTCATTCGCCGGAACCGCTACACGGTGGTCGGCCTGACCCGGCGCATGGTGTCGTCGAGCGGCGACCCGATGGTCTTCATTCCGCTCCGCGACGCGCAGGAGGCTCAGTTCCTGAAGGACAACGACGCCATCTGGCAGGGGCGGCGCCGCACCGAGGCGAATCCCGCATTCAACCGTCCCGGGCTGCCGGGGCTGCAGGACGACGTTAACGCTGCGCAGGCCACCAACGCCTTCGTGAACGCCGTGCTGCTGACGCTGCAGCCGGGACACGCGCCGGACGAGGTGGCGGAAAGCATCCGGCGCTGGAAGCGGCTGACGGTCTATACGCGGGCGCAGATGGAAAGCATCCTTGTCGGCAAGCTGATCGCCACCTCTGCGCGCCAGATCGGCATGTTCCTCGTCATCCTCGCCGCCGTCAGCGCGGCCATCGTCGCCTTCATCATCTACACGCTGACCATGGACAAGATTCGCGAGATCGCCGTGCTCAAGCTGATCGGCACGCGCAATCGGACCATCGCTGCGATGATCCTGCAGCAGGCGATCGCGCTCGGCGTCATCGGCTTCGTCGTCGGCAAGATCAGCGCCAGCCTTTCCGCGCCTCTCTTCCCGAAATATGTGTTGCTCACCCCGCAGGATTCGGTCCTCGGCTTCCTCGCGGTGCAGGCGATCTGCGCGCTGTCCAGCGTCGTCGCCATCCGCCTCGCGCTGAAGGTCGACCCCGCGGAAGCGATCGGAGGCTGAGATGGCCGGCAACGGAATCCGGATCGAGGGCCTGCGCAAGCGCTACGGGCGCGGCGACGCCGCCGTCGATGCGCTCAGGGGCGTCGACATGGAGGTTGCCGCCGGCGAGGTGGTCGGCCTGATCGGCCCGTCGGGCTCCGGGAAAAGCACGCTGCTGAAATGCCTGGGCGCCGTCGTCGAACCGAGCGGCGGGCGGATCGCCCTCGGCGACGAAGTGATCTACGACAACGGCTGGAAGCCCCCGGATTTGCGCACCCTGCGTCGCGACCGCATCGGCTTCGTCTTTCAGGCGCCTTACCTCATACCGTTCCTCGATGTCGCCGACAACGTTGCCTTGCTGCCGATGCTGGCCGGGCGGCAAAACGGAGATGCACGGAAGCGGGCGCATGAACTGCTCGACGCGCTCGACGTCGGCCACCGGGCAAAGGCGCGGCCGTCGCAGCTTTCGGGCGGAGAACAGCAGCGCGTGGCGATCGCCCGGGCGCTCGCTAACCAGCCGCCGGTGATCCTCGCCGACGAACCGACGGCCCCGCTCGACAGCGAGCGCGCGCTCGCCGTCGTCCGCATCCTGAACCGGATGGCCCGTCAGTTCAGCACGGCCATAGTCGTCGTCACACACGACGAAAAGATCATCCCCACCTTCAAGCGCCTCTATCACATCCGCGACGGACGGACGGTCGAGGAGCGCGGCGAGGGACGGGAGTTGTGAAGTTGCAGACGGACTGAGCGCTGCGGGAGCGGCCGCCTGCGACAGGTGATGGTCCCCTCGACAGGAATCGAACCTGTATTTGCCGCTTAGGAGGCGGCCGTTCTATCCATTGAACTACGAGGAGCGACCAAGGCGCGCATTGTAGCGGTTACGCGCTTTCGCGGCCAGTTTGGCGGGATAATCGACACATCATGAACGTGCCGCGCCAACGCCTGCCGCGCGTCGTCGTCGTCCTCGGGCTGGTCAGTTTCTGCAACGACCTCGCTTCCGAGATGGTGACGCCGCTGATCCCGATCCTGCTCGCCGCGGTGCTCGGCGCCGGGCCGCTGGCGCTCGGGCTGGTCGAGGGCGTCGCCGAGGCGGTGGCATCCTGGCTGAAGCTGTGGGCGGGCCGGCGCTCCGACCTGTGGGGCGGGCGGCGCAAGCCTTTCGTGCTCGCCGGCTATTTCCTCTCCAACCTCGTGCGGCCGCTGCTCGGCGTCGCCGGCAGCTGGGGCGCGGTGGTCCTGCTGCGCGGCGTCGACCGCGTCGGCAAGGGGCTGCGCACGGCGCCGCGCGACGCGCTGGTGGCCGATGCGACGCCGCCCGCACTGCGCGGCCGCGCCTACGGCCTGCACCGCGCGCTCGACAACGGCGGCGCGATGGGCGGCGCGCTGCTCGCCGCCGCCTGCCTGTCGTGGTCCGACCTCTCGCTGCCGCAGATCATCCTGCTGTCGGCGCTGCCCGGCTTCGCCGGCGTCGCGCTGGTGGCCTTCGCGGTGCGCGACCATGCCGCCGCCGGTGCGCCGGATGCGCGTCCCGATGCGGGCGCTGGCGCGGGGCGGCAGGCGACGCCGCCGCCGCTTGCCTGGCGCCTGCTCGACCCGCGGCTGCGTCGTTACTTCCTGGTGCTGGCGCTGTTCGCGCTGGCGCGCGCGTCGGAGACCTTCATCGTGCTGCGCGGCCACGAGCTGGCGATGTCGGTGCCGATGCTGCTGCTGCTGTGGGCGGCGATGAGCTTCGCCAAGGCGGTCACCGCGTGGTTCGGCGGCCGCTTCGGCGACCGCGTCGGCCACGGCCGCGTCGTGCTGCTGCATTGGCTGGCGCACGGGCTGGCCTTCCAGCTGCTGGCCTTCGTCGATTCGCCGGCGACGCTGTGGGCGGCGGCGCTGGTCTTCGGCATCTGCGCCGGCATCGGCGAGGGCGCCGAGCGCGCGCTGGTCGGCGAGATCGGCAACGCGAACGAACGCGGCACCGCCTTCGGCTGGTACAACATGACCCTCGGGCTGGCGGCGATTCCCGCCGGCCTGTTCTTCGGCGGCGTCTGGGCGGCCTTCGGCGCCGCCGCCGCCTTCCTCAGCGGCGGAGCGCTGGCGCTGCTGGCGGCCGTGCTGCTGCGCACGGCGGTCTTGGCGCGGCGCTGAGCGCGTCCGCCGCGCCGAAGCCGGCGGCCTGCGCCGCCGCGAACAGCTCGCGCTCCTCGAAGCGGACGTGGGCCGTCAGCAGTTCGGAAAAGCGCAGCAGCGCGGCGGCGTCCGGCTGCCGCAGCGCAATCGCCAGCGCGCGCAGTTCGGCGTGCTCGGCGAGCGTGCGCCAGACCAGCTCGCCGTCGCCGGCGGCGGCGAGGAAGGGCAGCAGCTCGCTCTCCTCCTCGCGGAAGTGCGGCTCCATTTCGTTGTCGAAGCAGCGCGCGACGTGCGCACCGTAGGCTGCGACCGTCGCGGCGTCGCCGGACAGCGCGGCGAGCTTGCCGTGGCGCGCCAGCTTCAGCGCGTCGTGGTGTTCGCGCGAGAGGTCCTGCAGGGCGGGGGTGCGTTTCATCGGGTTCTCCGTGTCGTTCGCTGCCGCTGGTGGCGGCTATCGTTGTCGTGGCGCGGCGCCTCGGCCCGGCGCGGGCGCGGCCGAGGCGACATCGCGGCTGAAGGGCGTGGCCGCCGCTGCCGCGCTCAGTGACCGCAGGCCCTGGCAGGCCCTTCGCCGCGGACGGCGCGGCCGATGCGCACCTGCCAGACTTCCGGCCCGGTTTCCAGGTAGTCCCAGGTGAACTCGCCGCGCGACTCGGCCTGGAACTGGTAGAACAGCGGCTTCGGGTCGTGGTCGTTGATCAGCAGCAGGGCCTCGCCGGGGGCGAGTTCGTCGAAGCTGCCGAAGATCAGCGGGTGGCGTTCGCGCGGCGGGATCGTGCGCACGTCGACGGTGGTCTTGCAGGTGGGGGCGGTGCTCATGCCGTTCTCCTTGCTCAGGGGTGGGGGGAGGGGATGGCGTTCGGTGCGTCGTCTTCCTGCCAGCCGAAATTCAGCCGGGCGCGGCCGCTCATCATCGACGGGTTCCACGGCGGCTCCCAGACCAGCCGGAGGTCGGCCGGCGGCGCGTCGGGGAAGGCCTCGGCCAGCTCGTAGCGGACTTCGTCGAGGATCAGGTCGCCCATCGGGCAGGTCGGCGAGGTCATCGTCATCTCGACGACGATCGCCGGCTCGGTCTCGATGCGGTACACCAGGCCGAGGTCGACGATGTTCATGCCGACCTCGGGATCGACCACCTGGCGCAGCGCGGCGCGGACGACGTCGGGGTCGGGAGCGGTGGTGGTGTTTTCGTCCATGGCGGCAAAAGAAGCAAACTAAATACAGCTTTATCGTAGCACCGGAAAATCCTTAAAGCAACAAATTACATGCATCTTTGGCGGGGGCGTGCCGGGTGGGAGCGCGCCGGGCTTCTCGCGTCGCTCGGCCGGGCCGTGCGCCGGTCCGCGTCCGGCGCCGGCAGATCGGCCGGCAGCGCGCCGCCGGACACGGTAAAATTGCCGTTCCGCAGCGGGTGCCGACGGCGCCCGCCGCTTCCGCCGGTCCGCCGCGCCGCTTCGCCGGCGTTCCGGCCGCATCTGAACCGTATCCGAACCGTGCCCTACCTGACCCTCTCCGACGCTTCCCTCGCCTTCGGCCACGTGCCGCTCCTCGACCATGCCGACTTCCAGCTCGACCCCGGCGAGCGCGTCGCGCTGATCGGCCGCAACGGCACCGGCAAGTCCTCGCTGCTGGCGGCGCTGGCCGGCCACGGCGCGCTCGACGACGGCGAGGTCTGGCGCCAGCCCGGCGCGCGCATCGGCTACGTGCCGCAGGAGCCGCCGTTCGATCCGGAGCTGACGGTGTTCGCGGCGGTGGTCGGCGGCATGGGCACGACCTCGGCGCTCTTGGCCGAATATCACGAGGTGTCGCACCGGCTGGCCGAGAGCGACGCCGAGCACGAGCCGCTGCTCGCCCGCCTGCACACCCTGCAGACCGAGCTCGAAGCGCTCGGCGCGTGGGAATACGAGTCGCAGGCCGAGCGCGTGATCCAGCGCTTCTCGCTCGACCCGGACGCCAAGGTCGGCAGCCTCTCCGGCGGCCAGAAGAAGCGCCTCGCGCTGGCGCAGGCGCTGGCCGTGTCGCCCGACGTGCTGCTGCTCGACGAGCCGACCAACCACCTCGACATCGCCGCCATCGAATGGCTGGAAAACCAGCTGATCGAGTCGAACCTGACGCTGCTCTTCATCACCCACGACCGGCGCTTCCTCGACCGCGTCGCCACGCGCATCGTCGAGCTCGACCGCGGCAAGCTGATGAGCTGCCCGGGCAGCTTCGCCGAGTACCAGAAGCGCAAGGCGCAGATGCTCTACGACGAGGAAGTGGCGAACGCGAAGTTCGACAAGTTCCTGGCGCAGGAAGAGGTGTGGATCAGGAAGGGCGTGGAGGCCCGGCGCACGCGCAACGAAGGCCGCGTGCTGCGCCTCGAGCAGCTGCGCCGCGAGCGCGCGGCGCGGCGCGAGCGGCAGGGCCGGGTCGAACTGGCGGTGGACGCCGGCGAGAAGAGCGGCCAGCTCGTCGCCGAGCTGAGCAACGTGACCAAGCGCTTCGGCGACAAGGTCGTCGTGCGCGACTTCTCGACCCGCCTGATGCGCGGCGACAAGATCGGCCTGATCGGTCCCAACGGCGCCGGCAAGACGACGCTGTTGCGGCTGATCCTCGGCGAGCTGCAGCCCGACGAAGGCAAGGTGCGCCAGGGCACCAAGATCGAGGTCGCCTACTTCGACCAGTTCCGCGCCCAGCTCGACCCGGAGGCGGCGCTGGTCGATGTGATCTCGCCGGGTTCCGACTACGTCGAGATCGCCGGCGTCAAGAAACACGTCATCAGTTATCTCGGCGACTTTCTGTTCGCCCCGCAGCGCGCGCGCTCGCCGGTCAAGTCGCTGTCCGGCGGCGAGCGCAACCGCCTCTTGCTGGCGCGCCTCTTCGCGCGGCCGGCGAACGTGCTGGTGCTCGACGAGCCGACCAACGATCTCGACATCGAGACGCTGGAGCTGCTCGAAGAGCTGCTGCAGGACTACCCCGGCACGCTGTTCCTGGTCAGCCACGACCGCGCGTTCCTCGATGCGGTGGTGACGCAGACGATCGCCGCCGAGGGCGACGGCGTCTGGCACGAATACGCCGGCGGCTACAGCGACTGGGCCAATTACCAGCAGCAGCGCCGCGCCGCGGAAGCAGCCGAGGCGCAGGCGACGAAGCAGAAGGAAGCGCCGAAGCCGGCGGCCGAGAAGCCGCGCGGCGCGCCGACCAAGCTCTCGTACAAGGACCAGCGCGAGCTCGACGCGCTGCCGGCGAAGATCGCCGCGCTGGAGGAAGAGCAGAAGTCGCTGACCGCGAAGCTCGAAGATCCCGCGCTCTACGCCAGCGACCCGCAGGCGGCGCAGGGCTTCGCCACGCGCCTCTCCGAGATCGACGACGAGCTGCTGGCGCTGCTCGAGCGCTGGGAGGCGCTGGAAGCGATGGTGGCGCGGAGCTGAGCCGGCCGCGCCCGCAACGAACGATGCAACGACGGAAACGAACATGCTGAAGAAACTGCTGATCTCCCTTGTCGCCGCCTGCGCGCTGACCGGCGCGTTTTCCTCCGCGTTCGCCGCCGAGAAGAAGGTGCCGCCGGTCGAGGTCTACGTGCCGCACCTGTGCCTGGCCTGTCTCGACTGGGCCGAGCACCTGCGCCAGAACGGCTTCCCGAAGGTGACGGTGAAGGAAGTCGAGGACATGGCGGCGCTGAAGAAAAAGCTGAAGGTGCCGGCCGACCTCGAATCGGTGCACACCGCGGTAGTCGCCGGCTACTTCGTCGAAGGCCACGTACCGGCCGAGGACATCCACGAGCTGCTGAAGGAAAAGCCCAAGGCCTGGGGCATCGCCGTTCCCGGCCTGCCGCGCGGCGCGCCGGGGCGCGAGCTGTCGATGCCGAGCTGCGAGACCGGGTGCACGATGCTCGACGCACAGACGCCCGAGCGCGAGATCCGCCGCGAGATGTTCAACACGATGGTCGTCTACAAGGACGGCCGCGTGAAGGTCTGGGCGCGGCACTGAGCGCTTTCACGCCTTTCCGCGCCATGACCCCGCACGCCCGCCGGCGCGCCGCGCTCGACCGCTGGCTGGCGGAACTGGCGCCGCTGTGGACGCCGTCGCCGTTCTGCGTGGCGCGGCCGGCGTGGTGCGACACGCAGCCGGCGCTCGCCGAGGCGCTGCTCGCCCTCGACGACACGACGCTCGCCGCACTGAGCGCCGACGACGACGCAGCGCGCGCCTTCCTGATTCCCCACCTGCCGCTGCTGGCCGACCTGCCGGCGCTGATCGACCTGCCCGAACGCGACGCGGCGCCGGCCCCGGTGTCTCGCCCGGCCTGGCAGTACATCCCCGGCCGCAAGGCGGCGCAGATCGACGCCTTCGCCGCCGCCGTCGGTGCCCCGCGGGCGCCGCTGGTCGAATGGTGCGCCGGCAAGGGCCACCTCGGCCGCCGCTTCCTGATGGCCTGGGGCGGCGAGGCGCGGGCGCTCGAACGCAACGCGACGCTGTGCCGCGAAGGCGAGGCGCTCTCCGCGCGCGCCGGGCTCGCGCAGCGCTTCGCGGTGGCCGACGTGCTCGCCCCAGAATCGGCGGCCAGCCTCGCCGGCGCCCACGCGATCGCGCTGCAC from Azospira restricta includes these protein-coding regions:
- a CDS encoding ABC transporter permease → MISLSGRDIVHSWGKFVFTGVGLGLLIGATLIMAGVYRGMVDDGKALLDNSGADLWVVQQGTLGPYAESSSVNDDTYRTLLAMPGVARAANATYLTMQVRQAERDVRAMVVGVASGEPGATPGWPPYLVAGHQIARAHYEAVADVATGFALGESIVIRRNRYTVVGLTRRMVSSSGDPMVFIPLRDAQEAQFLKDNDAIWQGRRRTEANPAFNRPGLPGLQDDVNAAQATNAFVNAVLLTLQPGHAPDEVAESIRRWKRLTVYTRAQMESILVGKLIATSARQIGMFLVILAAVSAAIVAFIIYTLTMDKIREIAVLKLIGTRNRTIAAMILQQAIALGVIGFVVGKISASLSAPLFPKYVLLTPQDSVLGFLAVQAICALSSVVAIRLALKVDPAEAIGG
- a CDS encoding ABC transporter ATP-binding protein, which gives rise to MAGNGIRIEGLRKRYGRGDAAVDALRGVDMEVAAGEVVGLIGPSGSGKSTLLKCLGAVVEPSGGRIALGDEVIYDNGWKPPDLRTLRRDRIGFVFQAPYLIPFLDVADNVALLPMLAGRQNGDARKRAHELLDALDVGHRAKARPSQLSGGEQQRVAIARALANQPPVILADEPTAPLDSERALAVVRILNRMARQFSTAIVVVTHDEKIIPTFKRLYHIRDGRTVEERGEGREL
- a CDS encoding MFS transporter translates to MNVPRQRLPRVVVVLGLVSFCNDLASEMVTPLIPILLAAVLGAGPLALGLVEGVAEAVASWLKLWAGRRSDLWGGRRKPFVLAGYFLSNLVRPLLGVAGSWGAVVLLRGVDRVGKGLRTAPRDALVADATPPALRGRAYGLHRALDNGGAMGGALLAAACLSWSDLSLPQIILLSALPGFAGVALVAFAVRDHAAAGAPDARPDAGAGAGRQATPPPLAWRLLDPRLRRYFLVLALFALARASETFIVLRGHELAMSVPMLLLLWAAMSFAKAVTAWFGGRFGDRVGHGRVVLLHWLAHGLAFQLLAFVDSPATLWAAALVFGICAGIGEGAERALVGEIGNANERGTAFGWYNMTLGLAAIPAGLFFGGVWAAFGAAAAFLSGGALALLAAVLLRTAVLARR
- a CDS encoding hemerythrin domain-containing protein, with protein sequence MKRTPALQDLSREHHDALKLARHGKLAALSGDAATVAAYGAHVARCFDNEMEPHFREEESELLPFLAAAGDGELVWRTLAEHAELRALAIALRQPDAAALLRFSELLTAHVRFEERELFAAAQAAGFGAADALSAAPRPPCAAARPPAAPALRR
- a CDS encoding DUF2249 domain-containing protein, whose product is MSTAPTCKTTVDVRTIPPRERHPLIFGSFDELAPGEALLLINDHDPKPLFYQFQAESRGEFTWDYLETGPEVWQVRIGRAVRGEGPARACGH
- a CDS encoding metal-sulfur cluster assembly factor — encoded protein: MDENTTTAPDPDVVRAALRQVVDPEVGMNIVDLGLVYRIETEPAIVVEMTMTSPTCPMGDLILDEVRYELAEAFPDAPPADLRLVWEPPWNPSMMSGRARLNFGWQEDDAPNAIPSPHP
- a CDS encoding ATP-binding cassette domain-containing protein, translating into MPYLTLSDASLAFGHVPLLDHADFQLDPGERVALIGRNGTGKSSLLAALAGHGALDDGEVWRQPGARIGYVPQEPPFDPELTVFAAVVGGMGTTSALLAEYHEVSHRLAESDAEHEPLLARLHTLQTELEALGAWEYESQAERVIQRFSLDPDAKVGSLSGGQKKRLALAQALAVSPDVLLLDEPTNHLDIAAIEWLENQLIESNLTLLFITHDRRFLDRVATRIVELDRGKLMSCPGSFAEYQKRKAQMLYDEEVANAKFDKFLAQEEVWIRKGVEARRTRNEGRVLRLEQLRRERAARRERQGRVELAVDAGEKSGQLVAELSNVTKRFGDKVVVRDFSTRLMRGDKIGLIGPNGAGKTTLLRLILGELQPDEGKVRQGTKIEVAYFDQFRAQLDPEAALVDVISPGSDYVEIAGVKKHVISYLGDFLFAPQRARSPVKSLSGGERNRLLLARLFARPANVLVLDEPTNDLDIETLELLEELLQDYPGTLFLVSHDRAFLDAVVTQTIAAEGDGVWHEYAGGYSDWANYQQQRRAAEAAEAQATKQKEAPKPAAEKPRGAPTKLSYKDQRELDALPAKIAALEEEQKSLTAKLEDPALYASDPQAAQGFATRLSEIDDELLALLERWEALEAMVARS
- a CDS encoding DUF411 domain-containing protein encodes the protein MLKKLLISLVAACALTGAFSSAFAAEKKVPPVEVYVPHLCLACLDWAEHLRQNGFPKVTVKEVEDMAALKKKLKVPADLESVHTAVVAGYFVEGHVPAEDIHELLKEKPKAWGIAVPGLPRGAPGRELSMPSCETGCTMLDAQTPEREIRREMFNTMVVYKDGRVKVWARH